Proteins encoded in a region of the Quercus lobata isolate SW786 chromosome 8, ValleyOak3.0 Primary Assembly, whole genome shotgun sequence genome:
- the LOC115956848 gene encoding callose synthase 12-like, whose translation MVFKSGRLYLALSGVEASCKASSTNNNAALGAILNQQFIIQLGLFTALPMIVENSLEHGFLQAIWDFLTMQLQLSSVFYTFSMGTRAHYFGRTILHGGAKYRATGRGFVVEHKGFAENYRLYARSHFVKAIELGLILVVFASHSPIAGNTFVYIA comes from the coding sequence atggtTTTTAAAAGTGGCCGACTATATCTGGCTCTTAGTGGCGTTGAGGCTTCTTGTAAGGCAAGTAGTACTAATAACAATGCAGCACTTGGTGCAATCTTGAATCAGCAGTTCATCATCCAGCTTGGTCTGTTCACTGCCCTTCCGATGATAGTGGAAAACTCTCTTGAGCATGGGTTCCTTCAAGCTATCTGGGATTTTCTGACAATGCAGCTCCAGCTTTCATCCGTATTCTACACGTTCTCAATGGGAACTCGTGCCCACTACTTTGGCCGTACTATTCTTCATGGTGGTGCAAAATATCGGGCTACCGGGCGTGGTTTTGTCGTGGAGCACAAGGGTTTTGCCGAGAATTATAGACTCTATGCTCGTAGCCATTTTGTGAAGGCAATCGAACTTGGGTTAATACTTGTAGTTTTTGCGTCACACAGTCCTATAGCTGGCAACACATTTGTTTACATAGCTTAA